One stretch of Rathayibacter festucae DSM 15932 DNA includes these proteins:
- a CDS encoding M23 family metallopeptidase, producing MPAAPASTLGESLPPLTRRELRERERAQALAADVQAEGVPVAPAELRDAELRVASVRSASPAPVSAPRVTPLRPVRSSRRIGGLVALSFVAAMVAATSLPATSLLTAEEVQAQNLVVAPGTVDRGAQSFTTGEVSAETVARDGFGVQERKTQTDVAAIGRTSDAGFTNDPNASIQWPFAVGVPVGDRFGYRNCAGCSVNHGGTDFNPGNGSPIQAIADGVVRTVIDGEGSLGVHVIVDHEIDGQLVSSVYAHMQHGSAAVNEGDPVKVGQLLGLVGTTGMSTGPHLHFEIRLDGVTKVDSYLWLKANAGR from the coding sequence TTGCCCGCTGCCCCCGCATCGACCCTCGGCGAATCCCTCCCACCCCTCACCCGTCGCGAGCTGCGCGAGCGCGAGCGCGCGCAGGCCCTGGCCGCCGACGTCCAGGCCGAGGGAGTGCCTGTCGCCCCGGCCGAGCTCCGCGACGCCGAGCTGCGGGTCGCCTCCGTCCGCTCCGCGTCGCCGGCGCCCGTCTCCGCACCTCGCGTCACACCGCTGCGACCCGTGCGGTCGAGCCGCCGGATCGGCGGGCTCGTCGCGCTGTCGTTCGTCGCCGCGATGGTCGCGGCGACCTCGCTGCCCGCCACGTCGCTCCTCACGGCCGAGGAGGTGCAGGCGCAGAACCTCGTCGTCGCGCCCGGCACCGTCGACCGCGGCGCGCAGTCGTTCACCACCGGCGAGGTCAGCGCCGAGACCGTCGCCCGCGACGGCTTCGGCGTGCAGGAGCGCAAGACGCAGACGGACGTCGCCGCCATCGGCCGCACCTCCGACGCGGGCTTCACCAACGACCCGAACGCCTCGATCCAGTGGCCCTTCGCCGTCGGCGTGCCGGTGGGCGACCGCTTCGGCTACCGCAACTGCGCGGGCTGCTCGGTCAACCACGGCGGCACCGACTTCAACCCGGGCAACGGCTCGCCGATCCAGGCGATCGCCGACGGCGTGGTCCGCACCGTGATCGACGGCGAGGGCTCGCTCGGAGTGCACGTCATCGTCGACCACGAGATCGACGGCCAGCTCGTCTCCAGCGTCTACGCGCACATGCAGCACGGCAGCGCGGCGGTCAACGAGGGCGACCCGGTCAAGGTCGGCCAGCTGCTCGGCCTCGTCGGCACGACCGGCATGTCGACCGGGCCGCACCTGCACTTCGAGATCCGCCTCGACGGCGTGACCAAGGTGGACTCGTACCTCTGGCTGAAGGCGAACGCCGGGCGCTGA
- a CDS encoding inositol monophosphatase family protein — MSAHASLLAIARSIAVEAAHLARQRRQDGVEIAASKSSPEDVVTAADREVEQLIRRRLAEARPDDGFLGEESGAGGGTSGLTWVVDPIDGTVNYLYGIPSYAVSIAVVEGEPEPETWTALAGAVVNGATGEVYTASKGGGAERDGAALHVTPPASLSLALVGTGFGYDAGRRMRQGAVVQELLGSVRDIRRIGSAALDLCAVASGSLNAYYERGLNPWDLAAGALVAEEAGAVVAGFDGRPAGNGLLIAAPEPIFSELEALLRRLRADEV, encoded by the coding sequence ATGAGCGCCCACGCCTCCCTCCTCGCCATCGCCCGCTCGATCGCCGTCGAGGCGGCGCACCTCGCTCGGCAGCGCCGCCAGGACGGGGTCGAGATCGCCGCCTCGAAGTCGTCGCCGGAGGACGTGGTCACGGCCGCCGACCGCGAGGTCGAGCAGCTGATCCGCCGCCGGCTCGCCGAGGCGCGGCCGGACGACGGCTTCCTCGGCGAGGAGTCGGGCGCGGGCGGCGGGACGAGCGGGCTCACCTGGGTCGTCGATCCGATCGACGGCACGGTCAACTACCTCTACGGCATCCCCTCCTACGCGGTCAGCATCGCCGTGGTCGAGGGCGAGCCGGAGCCGGAGACCTGGACGGCGCTCGCCGGGGCCGTCGTCAACGGCGCGACCGGCGAGGTCTACACCGCGAGCAAGGGCGGCGGGGCCGAGCGCGACGGGGCCGCGCTGCACGTCACTCCGCCCGCCTCGCTCTCGCTGGCGCTGGTCGGCACGGGCTTCGGCTACGACGCCGGGCGCCGGATGCGCCAGGGCGCTGTCGTGCAGGAGCTGCTCGGCTCGGTGCGCGACATCCGCCGCATCGGCTCGGCGGCGCTCGACCTCTGCGCGGTGGCCTCGGGGTCGCTGAACGCGTACTACGAGCGCGGGCTGAACCCGTGGGACCTCGCGGCGGGCGCCCTCGTGGCGGAGGAGGCCGGGGCCGTCGTCGCCGGCTTCGACGGCCGCCCGGCGGGCAACGGGCTGCTGATCGCGGCCCCGGAGCCGATCTTCAGCGAGCTCGAGGCTCTGCTGCGGCGGCTGCGCGCCGACGAGGTCTGA
- a CDS encoding SDR family oxidoreductase: MSAAVTPQPPIAVTGATGAVGGRVARLLADAGLPLRLLARDPSRAPELPGATAVRSSFTDPGDALDGVRLLLMVSAAENEDRLAEHLSMVAAAAAAGVEHVVYTSFAGASPTATFTLARDHAATEEAIRASGMNWTFLRDNLYLDFVPAMLGDDGAIRGPAGTGRAAIVAREDVARAAAAILRAPEEHRGATYELTGPEALTFDEIAAVLTAAGRPAVFVDETLQEARASRRRWNAPDWQLDAWISTYTAVAAGEMQHVSGDVERLTGRAPLSLAQFLAASR, encoded by the coding sequence ATGAGCGCCGCCGTGACCCCTCAGCCCCCGATCGCCGTGACCGGAGCCACCGGGGCGGTGGGCGGCCGCGTCGCGCGCCTGCTCGCCGACGCCGGCCTCCCCCTCCGCCTCCTCGCCCGCGACCCCTCGCGTGCGCCCGAGCTGCCGGGGGCGACGGCCGTCCGCTCCTCCTTCACCGACCCGGGCGATGCGCTCGACGGCGTCCGGCTCCTGCTGATGGTGTCGGCGGCCGAGAACGAGGACCGCCTCGCCGAGCACCTCTCGATGGTCGCGGCCGCCGCCGCCGCGGGCGTCGAGCACGTCGTCTACACGTCCTTCGCCGGCGCCTCCCCCACCGCGACCTTCACGCTCGCGCGCGATCACGCCGCGACGGAGGAGGCGATCCGCGCCTCCGGGATGAACTGGACCTTCCTCCGCGACAACCTCTATCTGGACTTCGTCCCCGCGATGCTCGGCGACGACGGCGCGATCCGCGGCCCGGCCGGCACCGGTCGCGCGGCGATCGTGGCCCGCGAGGACGTCGCCCGCGCCGCCGCCGCGATCCTGCGCGCCCCGGAGGAGCACCGCGGCGCGACCTACGAGCTCACCGGCCCCGAGGCCCTCACCTTCGACGAGATCGCGGCCGTCCTCACGGCGGCGGGCCGGCCCGCAGTCTTCGTCGACGAGACGCTCCAGGAGGCGCGTGCCTCCCGCCGCCGCTGGAACGCCCCCGACTGGCAGCTCGACGCCTGGATCAGCACCTACACCGCCGTCGCCGCCGGAGAGATGCAGCACGTCTCCGGCGACGTCGAGCGCCTGACGGGCCGCGCCCCGCTCTCCCTCGCGCAGTTCCTCGCGGCGTCGCGCTGA
- a CDS encoding transcriptional regulator — protein MAKRVLQPRPVVDDALRVTGQLIRTGRGDRGWSAGELAGRAGVSERTVLAAESGAPGTAFATVLELLVLTGSAPFGIEDPVEMARLRRRGEERLALLPSRVRRAAAVVDDDF, from the coding sequence ATGGCCAAGCGCGTCCTGCAGCCGCGTCCGGTGGTCGACGACGCCCTCCGCGTCACCGGTCAGCTGATCCGCACCGGGCGTGGCGATCGCGGCTGGTCGGCGGGCGAACTCGCGGGCCGTGCCGGCGTCTCCGAGCGCACCGTCCTCGCGGCCGAATCCGGTGCGCCGGGCACGGCGTTCGCGACGGTGCTGGAGCTGCTCGTCCTCACGGGCAGCGCGCCGTTCGGGATCGAGGACCCGGTCGAGATGGCTCGCCTGCGGCGCCGCGGAGAGGAGCGGCTCGCCCTGCTCCCCTCGCGAGTCCGACGGGCCGCGGCGGTCGTCGATGACGACTTCTGA
- a CDS encoding type II toxin-antitoxin system HipA family toxin, which translates to MTTSDRAYVWTWLPGAEVPVVAGLVEADGTATRFAYARSYLERPGAIALAPELPLTRGAQPPRDGLVIAGALRDGAPDGWGRGVIRYGLGLGEDDDLGEIDYLLRSGSDRFGALDFQESPTDYVSRSDSATLEELRRAAEALEAGVRLTPELEAALEHGTSIGGARPKATLIGEDGRRFLAKFASSTDRLFSYVRAEATMLALAARAGIDVPKWEVVTAGGKDVLLLERFDRGPEGTRRHVISGLTLAGESEMTARYVSYPAILDVLRQYGDATAGEELFRRIAFTMAISNSDDHARNHAAFWDGASLRLTPAFDLTPGPRSGESASQAMAFGRRGERRSSLPLLIQQSGTYGLRTKEGRRITEDVVAAVHDGWHDAVTEAGLSARDRDRLWGRQILNPALHYD; encoded by the coding sequence ATGACGACTTCTGACCGCGCCTACGTCTGGACCTGGCTTCCCGGCGCCGAGGTACCCGTCGTCGCCGGACTCGTGGAAGCGGACGGCACTGCCACACGCTTCGCCTACGCGCGAAGCTATCTGGAGCGGCCGGGGGCGATCGCCCTCGCGCCCGAGCTTCCTCTGACCCGCGGCGCCCAGCCGCCGAGAGACGGTCTGGTCATCGCCGGCGCACTCCGCGACGGCGCGCCGGACGGATGGGGCCGCGGCGTCATCCGCTACGGACTCGGCCTCGGCGAGGACGACGATCTCGGCGAGATCGACTACCTGCTGCGCTCCGGCTCGGATCGCTTCGGCGCCCTCGACTTCCAGGAGTCGCCCACGGACTACGTCTCCCGATCCGACTCGGCGACGCTCGAGGAGCTGCGACGAGCCGCCGAGGCCCTGGAAGCCGGCGTGCGCCTGACCCCGGAGCTCGAGGCGGCGCTCGAGCACGGCACCTCCATCGGCGGCGCGCGGCCGAAGGCGACGCTCATCGGCGAGGACGGGCGTCGCTTCCTCGCGAAGTTCGCCTCCTCGACCGACCGGCTGTTCTCCTACGTCCGTGCGGAGGCGACCATGCTCGCACTCGCGGCGCGGGCGGGCATCGACGTGCCGAAGTGGGAGGTCGTCACCGCGGGCGGGAAGGACGTCCTCCTGCTCGAGAGGTTCGACCGGGGACCGGAAGGCACCCGTCGGCACGTGATCAGCGGACTGACCCTGGCGGGCGAGAGCGAGATGACGGCTCGCTACGTCTCCTACCCGGCGATCCTCGACGTCCTCCGGCAGTACGGCGACGCGACCGCCGGCGAGGAGCTGTTCCGCCGGATCGCCTTCACCATGGCCATCAGCAACAGCGACGACCACGCTCGCAATCACGCGGCGTTCTGGGACGGCGCCTCCCTCCGGCTGACACCCGCGTTCGACCTCACCCCCGGCCCGCGCTCGGGCGAGAGCGCCTCCCAGGCCATGGCGTTCGGCCGCCGGGGAGAGCGCCGCTCCTCCCTGCCGCTGCTGATCCAGCAGAGCGGGACCTACGGGTTGAGAACGAAGGAGGGACGCCGCATCACGGAGGACGTCGTCGCGGCCGTCCACGACGGCTGGCACGACGCCGTCACCGAGGCGGGACTCTCCGCTCGCGATCGCGATCGTCTCTGGGGCCGGCAGATCCTCAACCCCGCCCTGCACTACGACTGA
- a CDS encoding YajQ family cyclic di-GMP-binding protein: MADSTFDVVSKVDKMEADNALNQAHKEVEQRYDFKNVGASIAWSGEKILIKANTEERANAILDVFQTKLIKRGISLKSLDSGEPFASGKEYRIESTLKDGIDQEQAKKINKLIRDEAPKSVKSQIQGDELRVSSKSRDDLQATMALLRGADLDLDLQFVNFR, from the coding sequence ATGGCAGATTCAACGTTCGACGTCGTCAGCAAGGTCGACAAGATGGAGGCGGACAACGCCCTCAACCAGGCCCACAAGGAGGTCGAGCAGCGCTACGACTTCAAGAACGTCGGCGCCTCGATCGCGTGGAGCGGCGAGAAGATCCTGATCAAGGCGAACACCGAGGAGCGGGCGAACGCCATCCTCGACGTCTTCCAGACCAAGCTGATCAAGCGCGGCATCAGCCTCAAGAGTCTCGACTCCGGTGAGCCCTTCGCCTCGGGCAAGGAGTACCGGATCGAGTCGACGCTCAAGGACGGCATCGATCAGGAGCAGGCGAAGAAGATCAACAAGCTGATCCGCGACGAGGCCCCCAAGTCGGTCAAGTCGCAGATCCAGGGCGACGAGCTCCGCGTCTCGTCCAAGAGCCGCGACGACCTGCAGGCGACGATGGCGCTGCTGCGCGGGGCCGACCTCGACCTCGACCTCCAGTTCGTCAACTTCCGCTGA
- a CDS encoding NUDIX domain-containing protein: MSHSESTQTRRGIDAPDARGRTGLDREGYDLTGNPDVVVKSVTLLSSHWYVLRTTEFEYRHRDGRWTTEHRETYDRGNGAAVLLYDLEARSVVLVRQFRYPTYVNGNLDGMLLEVPAGLLDEDGPEEGARREASEETGLEVGRLEHVFDAYMSPGSITEMLHFYAGPYRAGSSDGVYAGLADEGEDTELVELSFDEALAQIGVQIIDAKTIMLLQWAALSGPFSR, encoded by the coding sequence ATGTCGCACTCCGAGAGCACGCAGACCCGCCGCGGCATCGACGCCCCCGACGCTCGGGGCCGCACCGGCCTCGACCGCGAGGGCTACGACCTGACCGGCAACCCCGACGTGGTCGTGAAGTCGGTGACCCTCCTCTCCAGCCACTGGTACGTCCTGCGCACCACCGAGTTCGAGTACCGGCACCGCGACGGCCGCTGGACCACCGAGCACCGCGAGACCTACGACCGCGGCAACGGCGCGGCCGTGCTGCTCTACGACCTCGAGGCGCGCTCCGTCGTGCTCGTGCGGCAGTTCCGCTACCCCACTTACGTCAACGGCAACCTCGACGGCATGCTGCTCGAGGTGCCGGCGGGCCTGCTCGACGAGGACGGTCCGGAGGAGGGCGCGCGCCGCGAGGCGTCCGAGGAGACCGGCCTCGAGGTCGGCCGGCTCGAGCACGTCTTCGACGCGTACATGAGCCCCGGCTCGATCACCGAGATGCTGCACTTCTACGCCGGCCCCTACCGCGCCGGCTCGAGCGACGGCGTCTACGCCGGGCTCGCGGACGAGGGCGAGGACACCGAGCTCGTCGAGCTGTCCTTCGACGAGGCCCTCGCGCAGATCGGCGTCCAGATCATCGACGCGAAGACGATCATGCTGCTGCAGTGGGCGGCCCTGAGCGGCCCGTTCTCGCGCTGA
- a CDS encoding ATP-binding cassette domain-containing protein, giving the protein MPDLPATSPDSSPHDVIRVRGARQNNLRGVDVDIPKRRITVFTGVSGSGKSSLVFGTIAAESQRLINETYSAFLQQFMGSPARPDVESLDGLSATIVVDQERMGANGRSTVGTATDAYTMLRILFSRIGDPHVGTSGAFSFNLPEGMCPRCEGTGRVSDIDLDALLDRSKSLEGGALDAIPNFVVGGWYWKSLAESGLYPADVPIADFTPQQLEDFLYKPAVKMPIAGINMTYEGLVVKVTRLYLAKEAAQAHIRAFAERVAAFGPCPECGGARLTRAALGSLIAGRNIAECSSMQATDLAEWLRGVPDPSVAPIVEALLGTLDALVQVGLGYLSLDRESGTLSGGEAQRVKMVRHLGSSLTDITYVFDEPTAGLHPHDVSRVIELLRRLRDKGNTVLVVEHKPEIIAVADHVIDLGPRAGSHGGEIRFEGSVEALRESDTLTGRHLDHRVPLKIDVRRRTGVAEIRGASTHNLRGVDVDVPLGVLTVVTGVAGSGKSSLIHGSLAKRPGVIVADQSPIRGSRRSNPATYTGVLDAIRTAFAKENGVKAALFSANSAGACPVCKGAGLIFTELGPAATVSSICEECEGKRFTAEVLEYRLRGKNIHEVLSMPIVEAAEFFGSGPAHTILARLVDVGLGYLTLGQPLNTLSGGERQRLKLAINMASKGSVYILDEPTTGLHLADVDNLLGLLDRLVDSGSSVIVIEHHQALMAHADWIIDVGPGAGHDGGSIVFEGTPADLVAGAQTRTGDALRAYTA; this is encoded by the coding sequence ATGCCCGACCTGCCCGCGACGAGTCCGGACAGCAGCCCGCACGACGTCATCCGGGTGCGCGGGGCCCGGCAGAACAACCTCCGCGGCGTCGACGTCGACATCCCGAAGCGCCGGATCACGGTGTTCACGGGCGTCTCTGGCTCCGGCAAGTCGTCGCTGGTCTTCGGGACGATCGCGGCCGAGTCGCAGCGGCTGATCAACGAGACCTACTCCGCGTTCCTGCAGCAGTTCATGGGCTCGCCGGCCCGGCCGGACGTCGAGTCTCTCGACGGGCTGTCGGCGACGATCGTCGTCGACCAGGAGCGGATGGGCGCGAACGGCCGCTCCACCGTCGGCACCGCGACCGACGCCTACACGATGCTCCGCATCCTGTTCAGCCGCATCGGCGACCCGCACGTCGGCACCAGTGGGGCGTTCTCGTTCAACCTGCCCGAGGGAATGTGCCCGCGCTGCGAGGGCACCGGCCGCGTCTCCGACATCGACCTCGACGCGCTGCTCGACCGCTCGAAGTCGCTCGAGGGCGGTGCGCTCGACGCGATCCCGAACTTCGTCGTCGGCGGCTGGTACTGGAAGAGCCTCGCCGAATCCGGGCTCTATCCCGCCGACGTGCCGATCGCCGATTTCACTCCTCAGCAGCTCGAGGACTTCCTGTACAAGCCGGCCGTCAAGATGCCGATCGCCGGCATCAACATGACCTATGAGGGCCTCGTGGTCAAGGTCACCCGGCTCTACCTCGCGAAGGAGGCGGCTCAGGCGCACATCCGGGCCTTCGCCGAGCGGGTGGCCGCCTTCGGCCCCTGCCCGGAGTGCGGGGGAGCGCGGCTCACCCGCGCGGCGCTGGGCTCGCTGATCGCGGGCCGGAACATCGCCGAGTGCTCCTCGATGCAGGCGACCGACCTCGCGGAGTGGCTGCGCGGGGTGCCCGACCCCTCCGTCGCGCCGATCGTCGAGGCGCTGCTGGGCACGCTGGACGCGCTGGTGCAGGTCGGGCTCGGCTACCTCTCGCTCGACCGCGAGTCCGGGACGCTCTCCGGCGGCGAGGCGCAGCGGGTGAAGATGGTGCGGCACCTGGGGTCGAGCCTCACCGACATCACCTACGTCTTCGACGAGCCGACCGCGGGACTGCACCCGCACGACGTCTCGCGGGTGATCGAGCTGCTGCGTCGACTGCGCGACAAGGGCAACACCGTGCTCGTCGTCGAGCACAAGCCGGAGATCATCGCGGTCGCCGACCACGTCATCGACCTCGGGCCGCGGGCCGGCTCGCACGGCGGCGAGATCCGCTTCGAGGGCTCGGTCGAGGCTCTGCGCGAGTCCGACACCCTCACCGGGCGTCACCTCGACCACCGGGTGCCGCTCAAGATCGACGTGCGCCGGCGCACCGGCGTCGCGGAGATCCGCGGCGCGTCCACGCACAACCTGCGCGGCGTCGACGTCGACGTGCCGCTCGGGGTGCTCACCGTCGTCACCGGCGTCGCCGGGTCGGGCAAGTCCTCGCTGATCCACGGCTCTCTGGCGAAGCGGCCGGGGGTGATCGTCGCCGACCAGTCGCCGATCCGCGGCTCGCGGCGCAGCAACCCCGCCACCTACACCGGCGTACTGGATGCGATCCGCACCGCCTTCGCGAAGGAGAACGGCGTCAAGGCGGCGCTCTTCAGCGCCAACTCCGCGGGTGCCTGCCCGGTCTGCAAGGGCGCGGGGCTGATCTTCACGGAGCTCGGCCCAGCGGCGACCGTGTCGTCGATCTGCGAGGAGTGCGAGGGCAAGCGGTTCACCGCGGAGGTGCTCGAGTACCGGCTGCGCGGGAAGAACATCCACGAGGTGCTCTCGATGCCGATCGTCGAGGCGGCGGAGTTCTTCGGATCGGGGCCGGCGCACACGATCCTGGCCCGCCTCGTCGACGTGGGGCTCGGCTACCTCACCCTCGGGCAGCCGCTGAACACGCTGTCCGGCGGCGAGCGGCAGCGGTTGAAGCTCGCGATCAACATGGCCTCGAAGGGCTCGGTCTACATCCTCGACGAGCCGACGACCGGCCTGCACCTGGCCGACGTCGACAACCTGCTCGGCCTGCTCGACCGCCTCGTCGACTCCGGCTCCTCGGTGATCGTGATCGAGCACCACCAGGCGCTGATGGCGCACGCGGACTGGATCATCGACGTCGGCCCCGGCGCGGGGCACGACGGCGGGTCGATCGTCTTCGAGGGGACGCCGGCCGACCTCGTCGCCGGCGCGCAGACCCGCACCGGCGACGCGCTGCGGGCGTACACGGCCTGA
- a CDS encoding FAD-dependent oxidoreductase codes for MTKLRLAIVGAGPAGIYAADLMIKAEKKYDVSIDLFEHLPAPYGLVRYGVAPDHPRIKGIITALREVLDRGDIRIFGNVHFGTDITLEDLKRHYNAVIFSTGAIRDAPLDVPGVELEGSYGAADFVSWFDGHPDVPRTWPLEASSVAVIGNGNVALDVSRMLAKHAEDLLPTEVPPNVYDALAASPVTDVHVFGRRGPAQVKFTPLELRELGELRDVDMIVADEDFVLDAASQAAIETNKQVMVINRVLNQWRTREVGSASRRLHLHFWAKPLELVDDGAGRVSAIRYERTEPDGEGGTRGTGEIREIAVQAVYRAVGYFGSPLDGLPFDEMRGVIPNREGQVLDDNDEPVHGVYATGWIKRGPVGLIGHTKSDAMETVGHVLNDQASWWTPAHPEESAVVALLEERGVAYTDLDGWHRLDEHEQALGAPQGRVRVKVVPREDMISISRGETVSS; via the coding sequence ATGACCAAGCTCAGGCTGGCCATCGTCGGCGCGGGTCCCGCGGGCATCTACGCCGCCGACCTCATGATCAAGGCCGAGAAGAAGTACGACGTCTCGATCGATCTGTTCGAGCACCTGCCGGCGCCCTACGGACTCGTCCGCTACGGCGTCGCGCCCGACCACCCGCGGATCAAGGGCATCATCACGGCGCTCCGCGAGGTGCTCGACCGCGGCGACATCCGCATCTTCGGCAACGTGCACTTCGGCACCGACATCACGCTCGAGGACCTCAAGCGGCATTACAACGCCGTGATCTTCTCGACCGGTGCGATCCGCGACGCCCCGCTCGACGTCCCCGGGGTCGAGCTGGAGGGCTCCTACGGCGCCGCCGACTTCGTCAGCTGGTTCGACGGCCACCCCGACGTGCCGCGCACCTGGCCGCTCGAGGCCTCCTCCGTCGCCGTGATCGGCAACGGCAACGTCGCGCTGGACGTCTCGCGGATGCTCGCGAAGCACGCCGAGGACCTGCTGCCCACGGAGGTGCCGCCGAACGTCTACGACGCGCTGGCCGCCTCGCCCGTCACCGACGTGCACGTCTTCGGCCGCCGCGGACCGGCGCAGGTGAAGTTCACCCCGCTCGAGCTGCGCGAGCTCGGCGAGCTGCGCGACGTCGACATGATCGTCGCCGACGAGGACTTCGTGCTCGACGCCGCCTCGCAGGCCGCCATCGAGACGAACAAGCAGGTCATGGTGATCAACCGGGTGCTGAACCAGTGGCGCACCCGCGAGGTCGGCTCGGCCTCGCGCCGCCTGCACCTGCACTTCTGGGCCAAGCCGCTCGAGCTCGTCGACGACGGCGCCGGCCGCGTCTCGGCCATCCGCTACGAGCGCACCGAGCCGGACGGCGAGGGCGGCACCCGCGGCACCGGCGAGATCCGCGAGATCGCGGTCCAGGCCGTCTACCGCGCCGTCGGCTACTTCGGCTCCCCGCTGGACGGCCTGCCGTTCGACGAGATGCGCGGCGTCATCCCGAACCGCGAGGGCCAGGTCCTCGACGACAACGACGAGCCCGTGCACGGCGTCTACGCCACCGGCTGGATCAAGCGCGGACCGGTCGGCCTGATCGGGCACACCAAGTCGGACGCGATGGAGACCGTCGGGCACGTGCTCAACGACCAGGCGTCCTGGTGGACCCCGGCGCACCCCGAGGAGTCGGCGGTCGTCGCCCTGCTCGAGGAGCGCGGCGTCGCCTACACCGACCTCGACGGCTGGCACCGCCTCGACGAGCACGAGCAGGCGCTCGGCGCTCCGCAGGGCCGCGTCCGCGTCAAGGTCGTTCCGCGCGAGGACATGATCTCGATCTCGCGCGGCGAGACCGTCTCGAGCTGA